One genomic region from Terriglobus aquaticus encodes:
- a CDS encoding MBL fold metallo-hydrolase — MAVDTPEVAESQPPRLIRETFPVGPLRCNCSVLGDPDTLEAIVIDPGGDVQRILAVLAKHNLRLTGIVVTHAHLDHISGAASLRALTGAPVLYHQADLELVALMDQQAAWMGVPTPEVKAPDESIGTATELRVGRSTLRVLHTPGHTPGSICLYAPDHDLLLAGDTLFQGSVGRTDLWGGDTSTLLRSIQSELLHLPEGTLVIPGHGNTTSIGLEREHNIYLRNL, encoded by the coding sequence ATGGCCGTTGACACGCCCGAGGTCGCTGAGTCGCAACCACCCCGCCTGATACGTGAGACTTTCCCCGTAGGTCCTTTGCGGTGCAACTGCTCGGTGCTGGGCGACCCGGACACCCTTGAAGCGATCGTGATCGACCCGGGTGGTGACGTTCAGCGCATCCTTGCAGTACTGGCCAAACACAACCTGCGTCTGACTGGCATTGTGGTCACTCACGCGCACCTGGATCACATCTCCGGCGCAGCCAGCCTGCGTGCACTCACGGGAGCACCGGTGCTCTACCACCAGGCCGATCTGGAGCTGGTCGCTCTCATGGATCAGCAGGCTGCGTGGATGGGCGTGCCGACGCCCGAAGTCAAGGCGCCAGACGAGAGCATCGGAACGGCAACGGAACTCCGCGTCGGCAGGTCAACACTCCGCGTGCTCCACACCCCTGGGCACACCCCGGGGAGCATCTGCCTCTATGCCCCGGATCACGACCTGCTCCTGGCAGGCGACACGCTCTTCCAGGGCAGCGTGGGCCGCACAGACCTGTGGGGCGGCGACACCAGCACGTTATTGCGCAGCATTCAGAGCGAGCTGTTGCACCTTCCAGAGGGCACCCTGGTTATCCCGGGACACGGAAATACAACCTCCATCGGCTTGGAACGAGAACACAACATCTACTTGCGAAATCTTTAG
- the secG gene encoding preprotein translocase subunit SecG yields the protein MTFLLYFTVFLFVVVCLFLIGVVLLQQGKSADLASAFGGQGTQTAFGPRGTANLFTRLTTWSAVLFMLLAIVLTVMFSRAGSHSVLSGTHLSQPAKK from the coding sequence ATGACCTTTCTTCTCTACTTCACGGTATTCCTCTTCGTCGTGGTCTGCCTGTTTCTTATCGGCGTGGTACTTCTGCAGCAAGGCAAGAGCGCCGACCTGGCAAGCGCCTTTGGCGGCCAGGGAACGCAGACGGCCTTTGGACCCCGCGGCACGGCGAACCTGTTTACGCGTCTGACCACCTGGTCCGCCGTCCTGTTCATGCTGCTCGCCATCGTGCTGACGGTCATGTTCTCCCGCGCGGGCAGCCACTCTGTTCTGAGTGGAACGCATCTTTCGCAGCCGGCGAAGAAGTAA
- a CDS encoding HAD family hydrolase encodes MTAGLLNLQLKETRQTLLFDADDTLWENNIYFDRAIAGFIDLLAHPTWSAEEVRSAFNQLEHERVAVHGYGAISFRSSMLAAIEQFHCRACTSAEVSRIHELTASILEARIELLPGVAETLTDLATRHTLVLMTKGAAEEQTEKLRRSGLAPLFAHVEVVREKHREAYLDLRSRHRHDAATTWMVGNSPRSDINPALAAGLHAVFLPHPNTWVLEHESVAPAPPGQHLLELNSIRELLQIF; translated from the coding sequence ATGACGGCGGGCCTCTTGAACCTGCAACTGAAAGAAACCCGGCAAACGCTGCTGTTCGACGCCGACGACACCCTGTGGGAAAACAACATCTACTTTGACCGAGCGATCGCCGGATTCATCGATCTGCTCGCGCATCCCACCTGGTCGGCCGAGGAGGTGCGCAGCGCCTTCAACCAGCTCGAGCATGAACGCGTGGCGGTGCATGGCTATGGCGCTATCAGCTTTCGCTCCTCCATGCTTGCAGCGATCGAGCAGTTCCACTGCCGCGCGTGCACCTCTGCGGAAGTCAGCCGGATTCACGAACTCACTGCGTCCATCCTCGAGGCCCGTATCGAACTCCTGCCCGGTGTGGCAGAAACCCTGACCGATCTCGCAACGCGACACACTCTGGTGCTGATGACCAAGGGCGCAGCCGAGGAACAAACGGAGAAGCTGCGCCGTTCGGGCCTGGCGCCACTCTTTGCTCACGTGGAGGTGGTTCGGGAGAAGCATCGCGAGGCGTACCTGGACCTCCGCTCGCGCCACCGGCACGATGCCGCTACCACGTGGATGGTCGGGAACAGTCCTCGCAGCGACATCAACCCGGCGCTGGCGGCCGGCCTGCACGCCGTCTTCCTGCCGCATCCCAACACCTGGGTGCTGGAGCACGAGTCAGTCGCGCCAGCGCCGCCGGGGCAGCACCTGTTGGAACTGAACAGCATCCGCGAACTGCTCCAGATCTTCTGA